The genomic region GCATATGCTGCTGGCGGGCATTCTCCTGAAAATGGGCGGCTATGCTTTGATTCGCATGAACTGCGAGATGTTGCCCGATGCCCATGCCTACTTTGCGCCTGTCCTTGTCGTCTTGGGGGTGGTGAACATCATCTACGCAGCCCTCACCTCCTTCGCCCAGCGCAACCTCAAGCGGAAGATCGCCTATTCGTCGATTTCCCACATGGGCTTTGTGCTGATTGGGATTGCCTCCTTCACCGATCTGGGCATGAGCGGCGCGGTCTTACAAATGGTCTCCCATGGCTTGATTGGGGCTAGCCTCTTCTTCTTGGTGGGAGCCACCTACGACCGCACCCACACCCTGATTCTGGATGAAATGGGCGGCGTAGGACGGTTGATGCCTAAGATCTTTGCCATGTTTACCACCTGCTCCTTAGCTTCCTTGGCCCTGCCGGGCATGAGTGGTTTTGTGGCGGAGCTGATGATCTTCGTAGGCTTTGCCACCAGTGACGCCTACAGTCTCACCTTTAAGGTGTTGATTGTCATCTTGGCGGCGATCGGCGTGATTCTCACTCCGATTTACCTGCTGTCGATGCTGCGGGAGATCTTCTATGGCCCTGAAAATAAAGAGCTGACTTCCCACGAAGTGCTGATCGATGCAGAACCTCGGGAAGTGTTCATCATTGCTAGCCTGCTGGTGCCAATTATTGGCATTGGCCTCTATCCCAAGCTGATGACCCAGGTATACGATGCCAAGACTCTGCAACTAACCGCCCGAATGCGCAGCTCAGTGACCACGCTGACTGCTCAGCGGCAGGCAACAGCAGATGCCCTGGCGATCGCTCCCCTGCAGGCCCCGTCCCTGCCTCGCTAGATTATCCGCAACTATCCTGAACCTGGGTCGGACATGCCAACCCAGGTTTTTTCATGGCCAACTAATCATTGAAGGGCGTATCTAGGGGATCGTCCTCCGAATAGAGCGATCGCATTCGGCGACGCTGACCCGTAGGTCGTGCTTCCCGCCCCTTCGAAACCACCTGAGGGCTAACCTGGGGCGGCGGGTCTAGATCCATGCGGCGCATACGTTGCTGAATATCTTCCATGAGCTTGCGGTTGGCGGCCATCAGATCAGCAACGAGACCAAAGATCCAAATCTGCACACCGATCAAAATCAAAATAGCTGCCAAGATCAGACTAGGAATGCGGGTGCGCTCTGCCCCCATCAACAGAAAGATTAACCAGCGCGTTCCCAGCAAAAACCCTAGTCCAAAGGGAATGCTGCCCAGCAAGACGAAAAACCGCATCGGTTGGTAAATCATAAAGATGCGGAAAATGGTCAGAATCGATCGCTGGACGTAGGACGGAATACTTTTCACGAGCCGCGACGGCCGGGCAACATAATTCGTGCGAATCGGCACCGAGGTCATGGCAATCCCCTTCTGCCCCGCCTGGATAATCGTTTCCAAGGTATAGGTATAGCGGTTAAACACATTAATCTGCAGCGCCGCCCGGCGACTATAGGCGCGAAAACCGCTGGGTGCATCGGGGATATCGGTATTGCTGGCCAGGCGTACGACCCAACTGCCTAGATTTTGCAACAGTTTCTTGATCGGCGAAAAATGTTTAGTCTGCCAGATGGGGCGCGCTCCGATGACAATATCTGCCTCACCTTGGAGAATGGGCTGGATCAACGCCGGAATATCTTCAGCACAATATTGGTTATCAGCATCGGTGTTGACGATAATATCTGCCCCTGCGCGCAGCGCCGCCTCCAAGCCAGTCATAAAAGCTCGCGCCAGTCCTTGATTGTGGGGCAAACGCACAATGTGATGCACCCCACTAGCCTTGGCAACCGCCACGGTGCGATCGCGGCTACCATCATCAATCACTAACCATTCAATACAGTCGATGCCTGGCAACTGACGCGGCAGCTCTGCCAAGGTTGCGCCCAAGGTCTCTTCTTCGTTGTAGCAGGGAATTTGGATAATCAGCTTTGTCATAGATGACCCTTTTCAGCGCGGTATAGAAGCTTGGTGTTCCTACCAGGAGTGTGCGGCATGTCTAGAGAAGAGCGATCGCTTCGGTACTATTTTAGAGAGAGAAGTGTCGTTGTTGAACCTGATTAGTCTTCCTGTTGAGCAAATGGCTAGCACCTGATGACGATCACTATACGACCTATGTTTATGGACTAGCTAGGGATGGTTGCCTAAATTCCTAGCCACTGATGATTGGGTGGTGCTGAATCAGGGTGTCAAGCTTAAATGAGAAGCACTGAAACCTCCTGCAAACATCTGCAGAGTTATCTGACTATTCAGCAATGCCTCATAGAGAATTAGAGATGGGTTGCTGGTGTTCTTCTCCCCTACTATGCTGATAGAGATAATAAATAAGCGATCGCTCTCTCAATGTACAGAAAAGCGATCGCCCCTTAAGCTTTCTCTTGACATTAAACTGTTTCTCAACGGCTCATGTATTTCCTCAAAACATCAATAAGCTGATCGAGACGACGTTGGATACTTTTGATCTGCTGAATCTGTGAATTTTGCTGATCCTGTTTTTTGTTCATATCCTCGATATATTGATCTCGACTGGATTTAACCTTTAGCTCTAGATAGTCAAAAACACTGTCTTCAAAGCCTTGACGTTGTTCATGCATCTGACGCTCTACTTCGTCAGCCATGGCAGCAAATTCACAAT from Candidatus Obscuribacterales bacterium harbors:
- a CDS encoding NAD(P)H-quinone oxidoreductase subunit 4, with product LMLAMYGGQIGVFAVQDMLLFFFMWELELIPVYLLLSIWGGKKRLYAATKFILYTAGGSLFILVAALAMAFYGDSVTFDMRSLMDKDFPLKFQLLVYAGLFVAYAVKLPIFPLHTWLPDAHGEATAPVHMLLAGILLKMGGYALIRMNCEMLPDAHAYFAPVLVVLGVVNIIYAALTSFAQRNLKRKIAYSSISHMGFVLIGIASFTDLGMSGAVLQMVSHGLIGASLFFLVGATYDRTHTLILDEMGGVGRLMPKIFAMFTTCSLASLALPGMSGFVAELMIFVGFATSDAYSLTFKVLIVILAAIGVILTPIYLLSMLREIFYGPENKELTSHEVLIDAEPREVFIIASLLVPIIGIGLYPKLMTQVYDAKTLQLTARMRSSVTTLTAQRQATADALAIAPLQAPSLPR
- a CDS encoding glycosyltransferase family 2 protein — translated: MTKLIIQIPCYNEEETLGATLAELPRQLPGIDCIEWLVIDDGSRDRTVAVAKASGVHHIVRLPHNQGLARAFMTGLEAALRAGADIIVNTDADNQYCAEDIPALIQPILQGEADIVIGARPIWQTKHFSPIKKLLQNLGSWVVRLASNTDIPDAPSGFRAYSRRAALQINVFNRYTYTLETIIQAGQKGIAMTSVPIRTNYVARPSRLVKSIPSYVQRSILTIFRIFMIYQPMRFFVLLGSIPFGLGFLLGTRWLIFLLMGAERTRIPSLILAAILILIGVQIWIFGLVADLMAANRKLMEDIQQRMRRMDLDPPPQVSPQVVSKGREARPTGQRRRMRSLYSEDDPLDTPFND